aagtggcctgccgctgctgcgggaggccgccggtacctgggctttctccgtctcctcgccgcagacgtccctcaggctcttgatctcggccctcagctgctgcgtctggccggagatcttctggatcttgtcggCCATCTCCTCGCGCCTCTGGTGGATGTGGGTGCACTGGCTGAAAGAGCGGCTCGGGTCAGCGGGGGTGTGAGCGCGgtggacggcgtgcggcgcggaggagcgcaggcccgtacccgagcacctccttcacgtgctgctccttcacctccttcttctgccgccggatgttcagcttcatgtccagagctcgcgtcagctggccctcctccacacacaggttcttcagctccttctgcagcttcacacgcacccatgcacgcacacacacacacacacacacacacacacacacacacacacacacacacacacacacacacacacacacacacacacacacacacacacaactgataaacacaagaaactaatttccttcaaagaaagctgagaaaagagccacgctcacacgcctgcgtgtgtgtttcagtttaactatCCTTCCTAACCCTGTTGGAACCAGAGACCGGGACACcatttccaggaccaggaggttggTCCTGATGGCAATGAACACCTGGAGTAGGACGTGAATCTAGGATTTGTGGACCTGCGCTGACCCAAGAGGGGGTGGACAGAGGCATGTTGGGACGGACCGTTCCAAGTGACAGCCCGGACGACCcatgctgtctgactgaaggagaaagcagccaagtggtatcacatctgtcacactcgcctctctaggttgaagagctccatacctggaggagaggacacaccggCCTCCTAACCTGAAGAGAGGACTGTGGGAAGTCAGTTGTCCACCGAGGCAGTTGAGTATCAACACTCATCAcaccattttgttttaaactgttgcttgtctgaacattgctttatttattcattaattgatgtacttatttatttatgtacttggagacatgcttgcagaccatgcagaaatgtatgttttgcaggaatgttaattttgtggtcctaaaatctgtttttggccaagagggggatttgtgggaaatcttacattttatttgagtgcttgcttgcttacatatagtctagtggaaatggactataatatgaatgcatataatctggcttgtaaaactgcttgtgtagctttaatcataaccggacgagcccccagaaactggggactgactgagccacgaggctgggagtgaggatggcaaggtctgatgatcaaggttttgtccactgtagggacgttactgttgtgtttctgtgtgtttgtctgctgtgttgtcccatgtttgaggaggatggtAACGAGAACgatttcacaaaacactgtgttgcttccatcatctccagctgcaatctgatgtcagcgtacatgcaggcagtatcaaaataacattttgtgtagtggaagccaaaatgacctttcacagtaaatgtctcttcttatattaactatgttatgcattgtatgacatataacaatcatcgtgaatttcttcaaatgaaattaagcatattttaccacagaaaatggacagaaacaataagatcagagggtgtttaagattgtggttacgagtgtcattcagtgttcagtgaaccttcacaaagcaatcaggaagcagccatgagcagtcagtcccgctctctcaccagcactctgaaacatgtccgcagaaaaaagggatctgcatccagagcttctcaggtttacagtcaggccctcctgaagacacacactcacactgcaaaaaaggatttctaagaaagtaaaaataatcttatttcagggatattgttcttatttttttgtctaaaaagtcaaataatcttGACAAGCAAGTTTTGTTCTAGAAAATTATTCTTGTTTTAAGAAAGTATatctaacattttctcaataagacactacagctaatattgagctagaattactagtaataagctacaacaatggtatacatgaaatgcgttggatgccatcatccagccaatcaCGAAATTCAAATGTAGTAAAGCTGTTCAACCACTTcggtttttgtcacaaaaataggattttaaacaaatttgcactaaattgtaaaagtaatgtcagaaacgagtagacatcaatataaaacatgcatttatacagtttaccagcaaaaaaaaaaagtgattttaagtaaatatttcttacacgacaaagtttctttgcttgttagaagcaaattttcttacattttagaCTCTTTTTTCTAGTTTTAAGACACATTATGGTCTTAAAGTGGCTAGATTTATAGTCTAGTTTAATGAATTCTAGCCAAGTAAATTTTGCTTACCCCATCAGCAGATTTTTTtgctcaaaacaagaaaatttgcCCAGATTTAAGAATATTTAGCTTATTTCTAGTAGGGCGTTATTAAGGAGGAGTGAcagtggagcagagctggacGACTCTCTCTGATCAGAGCTGATAATATATGAAGTGTATCCTCCAGACAAATACAAACTGACCATTTCTAAGTACTGTGAATACTATCACTACCAGCGGAAGTGAAAGATCTTACTTTGCGAAGTCCAGATAAGCCATGTGGCCGTGGTAGAAGCCGGGCTTCTTCTCTTTCCATGAGGTGATGTTTATCACAACACGAATCTGGAGATGACAGATTAAAACAAGCTTAATATGGAAAAGAGTAGCTGCAGTTTGGTGCTTgagatgaatgtaaaagttCTGAAGTCACTGAAAGCTTCTACCAGATTGACATTTCAGTGAGACCGAGTCAGCTCAGCTGTCTTTCCCCAAAGGAAACAGAAAGCAATGTGGGCCCAACAGTGACTGAGGAGGACTTCTGTAGACAAATTAAAGTTTTCCAGATCAGTGATGTTCAAAAACAGAGAGTTGAGCGCTGTGTATCCAGGCAGTCAAGTTTAAGACTAATAATACTGGCTCACAGTCGCACATCTCAACAAACCAGTCcaagctaaaaacaacaaatgagtgGTTATTTGATTGtcattataaaattaaaaaaatgaaaattcaaagTTGTCTCTCAGGGTCAAGAAGGGATAAAAGCCGGCtgaatttcagtttgtgtttcgAGAGTTTTGGGAGATTGGTTGGCATCGCTGGGCGGAGTGCGGTCGCAGCTTCCTGGACGGTGGAGGGAAGACTGGAGCACAGTGAGAGCAGGACAGGTCGTCCCCCCACTGCTGGGGTCCACGGCTGCAGCAGGCCGGCTGCTCCTCGGCATGGCTCTATTCCAGACACATGATCGGTTCAGCAGGGAGCAGCTCTTTGTCATTATCCgtcaaaacattgaaatatgGAATCTATCCAAAAGCTTATTGGCCGTGTTTCATATGTCTACGGAGGAAAAGTTATTTAGTGATCAGTATCTACGGTATATAGTTTTATTACCCAGCCCTACTCAGGGCGTGGTTAAAGCTTTGTCATCTGAaagcagaacttttctgaagcagcacagcagtGTGCAGCCACGCCAGAGAATGTGTTATTGAACCCTTTGTCTCTGCTGCATCAGAAGCACCAGGGTGAATGGAAACCAGCTGGTGTGGGAGCTGGAGTCCTGCTTGTCCTGCTCGctcacctggtcctgcagagagaggacagggtTGTTTGGGGAGATGTTGACGTGCAGGACGTGGAACTGGTTTTTCCTGCAGAGGTCGTAGGCGATGTTGGTGAAGGACGTGCTGGCCGTCTGGGGCACTCTGTTGTAAATGATGACCGTGTGGTCTCCTCTGGCCGGCGGCGGCTGGTCCTCACCGACACGCCGCTCAGTCTCAGCCACCTCTGGCTTGAGGAGGACGCTCTCtgagagggacggagagcaggaCATGTGAGGACTCCTCAGAGACTGATGGCAGACACCATTATATTCTTGAAGAAAGTTGTGACTAGCGTTTTGAAATGGTAACAAATTTAGCAGGAAGGTTATTATTAATAAACCGCCTCCCCCTATATCACTGCTGGCCAGTTAGCTGttaatcatgtcagtaaaaagttgaattgacgtttgtctcatggtacatggcagaagcggacccccctgggagatgtctgcctggatctactgagaagctcccgggaggcccagaatcagactcctcgctgcgatcaggtgtggtgaagcaggaccGAAGTTCTCCAGACCGAACACCAGCCGCTGTGTTTCTGCGACGCCTCTCAGAACGACTGCTCCACGGCCGGGAGCGTCTCACCGAGCTTCGCTCTCCACTCGTCCAGTTTCTGGATCTGCTTCTCGATCAGCATCACGGACACCCCGAACACCAGGACcgccaggaggagcagaacaaaacaacatcaaccagcATGTTACACCAACGCTGTTTGTGTCCATATGGGAAGAGCATCTGTTatttcctgacagggtccctcATGCATTCTGCTCAACACTTATGCAGCTGAAGTCAATGTCCAAAAAtctgatttagaaaaacaaagctggagTAAAGCAAAAGTAGACAAGCCCGTTGTCTCTGTGACCGCCGCATCGCTGTGAGTCAGCCGCTGGTCGCTGGGCTGGTTTGGACGGTCCTCAGGGAGCACACTGTCACAGATGGAGTGTCCTAACAGGAGAGAGG
The sequence above is drawn from the Salarias fasciatus chromosome 17, fSalaFa1.1, whole genome shotgun sequence genome and encodes:
- the LOC115404079 gene encoding heparan sulfate 2-O-sulfotransferase 1-like; its protein translation is LLAVLVFGVSVMLIEKQIQKLDEWRAKLESVLLKPEVAETERRVGEDQPPPARGDHTVIIYNRVPQTASTSFTNIAYDLCRKNQFHVLHVNISPNNPVLSLQDQIRVVINITSWKEKKPGFYHGHMAYLDFAK